acattagtttaattttttttaacaactGTATTTGTACTTTGGACACTGTATTTCTgtttttgtacatatatatttatacaacatGAAAATATGTTATCTCAAAAGAATGTTAGgaagtatttttatgaatagtTGAACCTCTTGCacgaaaagatatatttaaatcgtaCTGATAGGAATGTATTTGGTATATAAAACACATACTATCAAAATGCTTATATCACCTTATAGTACAtcttggaaataaaatattaatcctcTTTTTCGTCTCCTCGAGGCTGTATGACGTTAATTTCAGCATAATCTTTTGCAATATCAATGTactagaaattattacatttgttattgttattatgttattattgttaattgcTACAAAGTTTTAACTTACCTTTTGTGGTACAAggatttctaaaatttgtaaaatgatGTAGCACAATGATACAACAAGTAAATAGGCTAATACTCCACTTTGAACATAACTTGCTAATTGTTGAcctaaattctttttattttcttgttttactAAATTGTAAACTATTTCAGTCCTTTTAGTAATATTAAACcagttataaaataaacttatCCTTCTATGCATTTCAAATGGACATTTagtatttccttctttataaTCTGTTATAGCAGATTCTAGTCCATTAATAAGAGCAGGTACTGTGGGTTctactaaataaattaaatcagGTGGCAGTACTTCAGGTATACCACCGACTTTTGTTGAAACAACTTGTAAACTATAATAAATGGAAACATTATACCAATATAAGCAGTGACAACTGTCTTaatgttattgaaaaataatgttttaccCGCATGATGCAGCTTCAACAATTGCCATGCAATATGCTTCTGTCAGACTTGTATTTAGGAATATATGACCCTTATTCAATACATGTCTAATTTGAGAATGCTCCAAGCTTCCAAGCAACGTTACTCTATGTTGTAACAAGTTTCTTTCTCGTATTTCTTCTATGAGCCATCTTTTGGGACCATCTCCAGCAATTAGAAATTGCACATTCTTGTATCGACTACAAAGATCGGGTATAATACGAGCTAATAAATCGACGCCTTTGCGATATACTAGTCGCGATACTATGACTATTGtaactataattaataataggtAACGTTAGTAGTATTATGTATCAATTTTATggcataatataaataaaatataaaaataaaaaataacttacTAAAATTATCATCTCTTTTACTGATGTCAGGCATAAATAAAGTAGTATCAACTGCATTTGGGATAACAGAAACTTTCTCTTTTAAGACCTTTGCTCTCAATACTGTATTCTCTTTCCCAGTATGTGATACACATATACAATGGTTGCAATCAGCTAACGATATctctaaaaatttatttgttaaaatcgCAGAGGCATCCGCAAAACCAAAAAGCGAATGATCTGTGAAAATGGTCTAAAATCCCAGCATACAAGAAGAATGTATTGTATGAACATATATTTTGTCGTTAAGTAACAAACAACTTACTTTCAATCCCATCAGACGGCCAATTAACATCCCTTCATGAGCAAGAGCAGAGAATGCAGAATGACCATGAACTATTTGGATTTCTTCCCTTAGAAAGATATATCTAATGAGAGGGATAGAACAAATCATTGTTGGAAGAACACATTGATTGTAGAATACTTTTACTGGTATGTAATATaccttaaaaataaaatatttttagcattaataaatattctttgtatagactttatactttcaaattataaatattctttatactGTACGTTACTTTTAGGCCATTTGTCATATAACGTACTCCAATTCTATCACCATAGGAATGAGTAAGCACTACAACTTTATGTCCAAGCTCCATTAAACATTGAGACAAATTAAAGATATGTTCCTCAACACCACCCATGTTAGGATAAAAAAAATCAGATACCATACTAGAAAATTGAATAGATGTTAAGTAccttcttttataaaatttattttatgctaTTATACACCAGATAATGACGTTTCTcctaagatattttaaatagtataataatcACAAACCATATCTTATGTTTTATGATGTTCATATTGACGATTAAATTGAAACATGTCTCacgtaatgaaataatacgtgCTATTCGTTGAATATAATTGAGAACATCTGAAGTATTTGATAACTCTCTGTACATTGATTCACGTGCAAATAGATATTCGTTGACAAGTTTATCATATTAAAaactttgttaaataattaaataaataaataaatagttaagTACTAAGTAAAACTAACTTCTAAATAATCGTTTTTATCTTTCCGcataaaacatttcaattcAACGAGTGTTTTACACACGTAAGAAGTCAGATAAggttagaaaattcttttgaaTTTCCTATGGTACATCTGTAAAGATGAAttgatatcttttattattctaattttaattgcaaaggTCAACGTATTCATATTCTTCAAATGCTCTTAGCATAAACAAATTCGTTGCAAACTCATTATAAACAAAGCAAATAATGGagataaatacatttcaattGAATAAAAGTGATTCGATTTTTCACTAATATCAATGAGTTTCGAGGTTTTGTATCTCGGAAATCGATATTCAGTCgacgagaaaattgaattttttctcaaTCTATTGCATGCCGCAAGATGTAGAAAAtccaagaagaaaaaatattatttttctttatcattttctttgaaCATGTTAGTTCCCAAAATTTCTAGTATAtcgtaaattgaatttctaaaatgatattattccAAGATGTATATAATCATATACCACTGTATATCATAgactacggatttttatgcatctttatatttttatgaattaaagaaatagaaatttgaacaggaatttatttcatctacCAAATGTTAGAATTaaactgcgaatttttacgcatttatagaaaattagaaagtgCAAAGTCGCACAAAATGCACATAgcatgaaaaaatatgtaaaatatttatatataatgttttctaTAGTAGTGATATTTAGTAGGTACAATACTTTTCTATCGAAGttctgtttttttaattatattttcaaaaatatgaatttgcataaaaatccgtagtttaacgataatatatactataaaaataatatggtAGTAAAGCTTCTAGAAAAAATTACGTATTGCATTATGTTactgtaaaaattaaatatggtttaaataattcaattcatCAAATATTAGCCAATACATTTACGGATAAGATTGATTTTTTCTGTAGCACTACTTATTATCTCAAGAAATCTTTATATTAAGACTTATTCATTGTTTAGATATCTTTAgattatgttttaattatggcatttttgtaattacatttatatttaattttatgttgcaTATATTATGTAGCTATTACTGcgtttttttacttttcgtttTGTCTTCAATTGCACGGCCATAAGGGatttttcagaatataatCATAGATTGTTTCTCAGCGCGGAACCACTTAAAGACGATGAGCTTTTTGAAGTCCGCATCGATAAAAAGGTACCGAACCGCAAACTTTGAACTTGTCTAGTTTAGTAGTGAATTCTTCGAATCTGTCAAAACGTTGTTTACaatgttgataatttgaaGTTTTCAATTTACCATTCATATTTACCATTCAATTTACCATTTATATTTAGGAGTTACGCGTATTCCGTGTTCCTGTTAAAAACTGTCATAGAACGCATCAGTAACAAATCAAATTGTAAATGCTCGTACTTTGTTTATTGCTTTTGACtcttatttttaacgatttaatgTAGGTTTCGTGTCGGATTATCAAATTTAGGATTAATACTCGTTTATGTACCGTAATATACTCTAAATTATCATGTATTGTAAtatagtttaaaattattatctttataaaaatacaatttttatttattttttgctttacATATACGTGatacgtaatatatatgtatatataattgtatgtatatattggaTTTATACCTTCAGTTCCTACACTTCTAttcacaaataaataaataatagtaatatataatgattatTTGCATTTATACGCAATGTGTGCATATTGCAtgcatattgtatattatatgcacacattacatataatatgcaaatatccTACAAATCATACAAATTTCTCACGAacacataaaaattcgcaatctaattataaatttctttttatttctattaagtATTACTACTTTGTTGTTGAAACATAGAATAAAAGTTAGATTACCACTATCCAATAATAAACTGGTAAAGAAAAGGTTATC
This is a stretch of genomic DNA from Bombus pyrosoma isolate SC7728 linkage group LG16, ASM1482585v1, whole genome shotgun sequence. It encodes these proteins:
- the LOC122576390 gene encoding phosphatidylinositol N-acetylglucosaminyltransferase subunit A isoform X1 gives rise to the protein MYRELSNTSDVLNYIQRIARIISLRETCFNLIVNMNIIKHKICMVSDFFYPNMGGVEEHIFNLSQCLMELGHKVVVLTHSYGDRIGVRYMTNGLKVYYIPVKVFYNQCVLPTMICSIPLIRYIFLREEIQIVHGHSAFSALAHEGMLIGRLMGLKTIFTDHSLFGFADASAILTNKFLEISLADCNHCICVSHTGKENTVLRAKVLKEKVSVIPNAVDTTLFMPDISKRDDNFITIVIVSRLVYRKGVDLLARIIPDLCSRYKNVQFLIAGDGPKRWLIEEIRERNLLQHRVTLLGSLEHSQIRHVLNKGHIFLNTSLTEAYCMAIVEAASCGLQVVSTKVGGIPEVLPPDLIYLVEPTVPALINGLESAITDYKEGNTKCPFEMHRRISLFYNWFNITKRTEIVYNLVKQENKKNLGQQLASYVQSGVLAYLLVVSLCYIILQILEILVPQKYIDIAKDYAEINVIQPRGDEKED
- the LOC122576390 gene encoding phosphatidylinositol N-acetylglucosaminyltransferase subunit A isoform X2, producing MYRELSNTSDVLNYIQRIARIISLRETCFNLIVNMNIIKHKICMVSDFFYPNMGGVEEHIFNLSQCLMELGHKVVVLTHSYGDRIGVYYIPVKVFYNQCVLPTMICSIPLIRYIFLREEIQIVHGHSAFSALAHEGMLIGRLMGLKTIFTDHSLFGFADASAILTNKFLEISLADCNHCICVSHTGKENTVLRAKVLKEKVSVIPNAVDTTLFMPDISKRDDNFITIVIVSRLVYRKGVDLLARIIPDLCSRYKNVQFLIAGDGPKRWLIEEIRERNLLQHRVTLLGSLEHSQIRHVLNKGHIFLNTSLTEAYCMAIVEAASCGLQVVSTKVGGIPEVLPPDLIYLVEPTVPALINGLESAITDYKEGNTKCPFEMHRRISLFYNWFNITKRTEIVYNLVKQENKKNLGQQLASYVQSGVLAYLLVVSLCYIILQILEILVPQKYIDIAKDYAEINVIQPRGDEKED